One segment of Vagococcus martis DNA contains the following:
- a CDS encoding DUF916 domain-containing protein, whose translation MKKIVLSIFIIYFMLITLEISVNALNEDSVSNELKFSYYNEIPKNQIDKEATYFDLEVKPDSKQTLITNVKNETNKSLKVDVSVQNASTSSSGILNYTVPTKIKEEDVLKLTDIVDVPKSIELKPYESKKLEIKLNLPKKEFDGIILGAVKLQEQKKILLAT comes from the coding sequence ATGAAAAAAATAGTGCTTTCTATCTTTATTATATATTTTATGTTAATAACTTTAGAGATTAGTGTTAATGCTTTAAATGAAGACAGTGTGTCTAATGAACTAAAATTTTCATATTATAATGAAATACCTAAAAATCAAATTGATAAAGAGGCCACATATTTTGACTTAGAAGTAAAACCAGATAGTAAACAAACCTTAATAACAAATGTCAAAAATGAAACGAATAAATCATTAAAGGTAGATGTTTCTGTTCAAAATGCATCGACCAGTTCATCTGGAATCTTGAATTATACAGTACCTACTAAAATAAAAGAAGAAGATGTTTTAAAACTAACTGATATTGTAGATGTACCTAAATCAATTGAATTAAAACCGTATGAATCTAAAAAATTAGAAATCAAACTTAATTTGCCTAAAAAAGAGTTTGACGGTATTATTTTAGGTGCTGTAAAATTACAGGAACAAAAAAAAATACTTCTAGCCACGTAA
- the lepB gene encoding signal peptidase I, translating into MTFFKFNMINNLLDMYEKKSKKVLIKKNKKNKKNKKNKKNKKNKKNKKNKKNKKNKKNKKNKKNTTFFKLFDIKVFSISMSIAFITVIVSFQFFFSIGYMDGYSMTPNIRNNDILIIDKHASIKRFDLIYFRNPNRPNEYLVRRVIGMPTDKIKYKDDELYVNNVNINEPYLNNKKKMMEPMILTEDFSLQEVVGKDEVPSDYYFVLGDNRNSTVDSRDFGFIPRDSVKGKISSKLSIRN; encoded by the coding sequence ATGACTTTTTTTAAATTTAATATGATAAATAATTTACTCGACATGTACGAAAAGAAATCCAAAAAGGTATTAATCAAAAAGAATAAAAAGAATAAAAAGAATAAAAAGAATAAAAAGAATAAAAAGAATAAAAAGAATAAAAAGAATAAAAAGAATAAAAAGAATAAAAAGAATAAAAAGAATAAAAAGAATACAACTTTTTTTAAACTATTTGACATAAAAGTCTTTAGTATATCTATGAGTATTGCATTTATTACGGTGATTGTTTCTTTTCAATTTTTCTTCTCAATTGGATATATGGATGGTTATTCTATGACGCCTAATATTCGTAATAATGACATATTAATTATAGATAAGCATGCTTCTATAAAACGTTTTGATTTGATTTATTTTAGAAATCCCAATAGGCCTAATGAATATCTAGTTAGAAGGGTAATTGGTATGCCTACAGATAAAATAAAATATAAAGATGATGAATTATATGTGAACAATGTAAATATAAATGAACCGTATTTAAATAATAAAAAGAAAATGATGGAGCCGATGATACTTACTGAAGACTTTAGTTTACAAGAAGTAGTTGGTAAAGACGAGGTGCCAAGTGACTATTATTTTGTTTTAGGAGATAATCGAAATAGTACTGTTGATAGCAGGGATTTTGGCTTTATACCTAGAGATTCAGTTAAAGGAAAAATATCATCTAAGCTATCAATACGAAATTAA
- a CDS encoding DUF3324 domain-containing protein, whose amino-acid sequence MKSRYKLVVTFFIVCVFFIVNSFTVFAATGFSKKVIHPENQVGEGEALNLLMKPGQKQQVEVEIENYGDKETTVLVSLSGARTNGSGVIEYSKSDFKKDKTMEYDLSDVVKVPEEVKVPAKGKAMLVLDISMPDVEFDGIITGGIQLMEKGQEENKEKSAAAINNKMAFLFGVTLFNNQKEVQPDFTLRKAYAGQENYRNAMLVDIANTQPMIANLRTLNVDITNKGKKDVLYTRKKTDISMAPNTLMTFPISLNGELMQAGEYTAHVVLKGYGKEWKWDQDFTVTDEQADKFNQSDVYVVQERGINIKLVITIVVSVLVVIIVIYMIYRYITKKKVSKKTSKKRKK is encoded by the coding sequence ATGAAGTCAAGATATAAATTGGTAGTAACTTTTTTTATAGTTTGCGTCTTTTTTATAGTCAATAGTTTTACTGTTTTTGCAGCAACTGGTTTTTCCAAGAAAGTCATTCATCCAGAAAATCAAGTTGGAGAAGGGGAAGCACTAAATCTATTAATGAAACCAGGTCAAAAACAACAAGTTGAGGTTGAAATAGAAAATTATGGTGATAAAGAAACGACAGTTTTAGTTTCCTTAAGTGGAGCGAGAACTAATGGAAGTGGTGTAATTGAATATTCCAAAAGTGATTTTAAGAAAGATAAAACCATGGAATATGATTTATCCGATGTGGTCAAAGTTCCAGAGGAAGTTAAAGTTCCTGCCAAAGGGAAAGCCATGCTGGTTTTAGATATTAGTATGCCAGATGTTGAATTTGATGGAATTATCACTGGAGGAATCCAGTTAATGGAAAAAGGTCAAGAGGAAAATAAAGAAAAATCTGCTGCCGCAATTAATAATAAAATGGCTTTTTTATTTGGGGTAACATTATTTAATAATCAAAAAGAAGTTCAACCGGACTTTACTCTAAGGAAAGCATATGCAGGTCAAGAAAACTATAGAAATGCTATGTTAGTGGATATTGCGAATACTCAGCCGATGATTGCCAATTTACGAACATTAAATGTAGATATAACAAATAAGGGTAAAAAAGATGTTTTGTATACAAGAAAAAAAACGGATATTTCTATGGCACCGAATACGTTAATGACATTTCCAATTAGTCTTAATGGTGAATTAATGCAAGCGGGTGAATATACAGCGCATGTCGTCTTAAAAGGATATGGAAAAGAATGGAAATGGGATCAGGATTTTACTGTAACGGATGAACAAGCAGATAAATTTAATCAATCTGATGTTTACGTTGTTCAAGAGAGAGGCATTAATATTAAACTTGTTATTACAATAGTAGTGAGTGTATTAGTTGTTATTATAGTGATTTATATGATTTACAGATATATTACTAAAAAGAAAGTATCTAAAAAAACAAGTAAAAAAAGAAAAAAATAG
- a CDS encoding WxL domain-containing protein → MKAKKLVSSLALLGLGVSLFAPSTLAAAGAADAKNVTGTGTIQYQEDTTPGGGPVDPEKPETDPDKKPTNPGDGQDNKNDGALRVDWVSNLNFETQNVTTGTGVYKATKQTITKADGTQADRGNFVQVTDKRSADKRGDGWKLSAKMTKQFTNSVNELTGATISYDNAFVNTEISDAKTAIDLQSPGSKTLKYNESVDFLAADSKTGWGTYTLEFGRPVYAGDSVVPANETDTTGNSVTLTVPAGTPLSTKDAYVAEITWTIAEIGSSSTEG, encoded by the coding sequence ATGAAAGCAAAAAAATTAGTTTCATCTTTAGCATTATTAGGATTGGGGGTATCTTTATTCGCACCATCAACACTTGCGGCAGCCGGAGCAGCAGATGCTAAAAATGTTACCGGAACAGGTACAATTCAATATCAAGAAGATACTACACCTGGTGGAGGCCCAGTAGACCCTGAAAAACCAGAAACAGATCCTGATAAAAAACCAACAAACCCAGGTGACGGACAAGATAATAAGAACGACGGAGCTCTACGTGTTGATTGGGTATCTAATTTAAATTTTGAGACACAAAATGTAACAACCGGAACAGGGGTATATAAAGCAACAAAACAAACAATAACTAAAGCTGATGGTACACAAGCTGATCGTGGTAATTTTGTTCAAGTAACAGACAAAAGATCAGCAGATAAAAGAGGCGATGGTTGGAAATTAAGTGCAAAAATGACAAAACAATTTACTAATTCAGTAAACGAGTTAACAGGAGCAACAATTAGCTATGATAATGCTTTTGTAAATACTGAAATAAGTGATGCTAAAACAGCAATCGATTTGCAAAGCCCAGGAAGCAAAACATTAAAATACAATGAATCTGTTGATTTTCTAGCTGCAGATAGTAAAACTGGATGGGGTACATATACATTAGAATTTGGTAGACCAGTATATGCAGGAGATTCAGTAGTTCCTGCTAATGAGACAGACACAACTGGAAATTCTGTAACACTAACTGTTCCAGCTGGTACACCTTTATCTACTAAAGATGCTTATGTAGCAGAAATTACTTGGACAATTGCTGAAATTGGTAGTTCAAGTACAGAAGGATAA
- a CDS encoding WxL domain-containing protein, which yields MNKKIISGLLFLTLIQSTTKLTYAADAKNTTGNGIVQYEVNDEKTVPVDPEHPEEAINVPESEYTSTSGLLRFDFIPNLHFGAQAISSKDSVYEVNAQLFSDTRSARPNHVQITDNRGEISGWELSVKQDTQFYSDDDKKEELKGVILSFDKQWANSTMSKEYSPTIVKDAIKIEQIGASYPIAKAEPGKGAGTWEIVFGSTGEIEGIEKTLTPLLNAEGQPVTNPLFNNNGVYKNSAIRLFVPSKSTKHPAKYKTELTWTLSELT from the coding sequence TTGAATAAAAAAATTATATCAGGCTTACTCTTCTTAACTTTAATACAAAGTACTACTAAACTTACTTATGCAGCAGATGCAAAAAATACAACTGGAAATGGTATTGTACAATATGAAGTAAATGATGAAAAAACTGTTCCTGTTGATCCAGAACATCCAGAGGAAGCTATAAATGTACCCGAAAGTGAGTATACTTCAACTTCAGGATTGTTGAGGTTTGATTTTATCCCTAATTTACACTTTGGAGCACAAGCAATTAGTTCAAAGGATAGTGTCTATGAAGTAAATGCACAGCTATTCTCTGATACTAGGAGTGCTCGCCCTAATCATGTTCAAATTACGGACAATAGAGGGGAGATATCAGGTTGGGAGTTATCTGTTAAGCAGGATACTCAATTTTATAGTGATGATGATAAAAAGGAAGAATTAAAGGGGGTGATTTTATCTTTTGACAAGCAGTGGGCAAATTCAACAATGAGTAAAGAATACTCACCTACTATTGTAAAAGATGCTATAAAAATTGAACAGATTGGTGCTTCATATCCTATCGCCAAAGCAGAACCAGGAAAAGGAGCTGGAACCTGGGAAATCGTTTTTGGTTCAACAGGGGAGATTGAAGGAATTGAAAAAACATTAACACCGTTACTAAATGCTGAAGGACAACCAGTAACCAATCCATTATTTAATAATAATGGTGTATACAAAAATTCAGCGATTAGGCTGTTTGTCCCAAGTAAATCGACAAAACATCCAGCAAAATATAAAACTGAGCTCACTTGGACATTGTCCGAGTTGACATAA